The nucleotide window TGTGATGTCCCTGAGTGtaattttcttcatgtttcttggACATGTGCATTTATACTTTTCATCACACTTGGAAATTTTTCAACATTTAATGTCCTCCACTCCCTTCTTCAAAGACTTCAACTAACTTAAATAAGGCTGCTTAAAGTTGTTCCACAActactcttaaaaaaattttttttctctgtttcattttctataaatcttcttcctttgttttcaagTGTACTGATCTTTTCTCTGCGGTATTTAATTGCTGTTAATCCTAGctactgtatttttcatctcaCATATCATAGTTCTTATCACTAGATATTTGAATTTATTGTTATATCTCTTGTcccttttaaacttttttgaacATATAGaataaggttgctgctgctgctgctaagttgtgtcagtcgtgtccgactctgtgcgaccccatagacggcagcccaccaggctctactgttcctgggattctccaggcaagaacactggagtgggttgccatttccttctccaatgcatgaaagtgaaaagtgaaagtgaagttgctcagttgtgtctgactcagcgaccccatggactgcagcctaccaggctcctccatccatgggattttccaggcaagagtactggagtatagATTAAGGTTACAATAGCTTTTTTAATGCCTTGGCTACTAATTCTAACATATGTATCAGTTTTGATTGGTTTTGTTTGATTGATTTTTACCTCATGATCCATCTTGTTTTCCTACCTGATATTTTTCATTGTGTGTAAGACATTATGAATTTTACTTTGTTGGCTACTAGATATTTTTGTATTCCTATGAATATTCTTGAGCAGTTAGGTTACTTGGAAACAGTTTGTTCCTTTTgggtaatgtttttaaaatttgttaagtgGGTCTGGAACAGTGGTCAGTCTAGAGTTCATTATTCCCCACTACTGAAGCAAGACCCTTTCTTCACTCTACCCAGTGCCCCATGAATCTGAAAATTGTCTTGTCTGGCTGGTGGGAGCAGGCATTATTCCTGGTCTAGTATGAACAACAGGCAGTAttgcttctgatttttttcagtggATCTTTCCCTGGCTTTGTGTAGTTTCCTTGCATGCATACATCAGTTGGTACTCAGCTGAGTATTAGAGAGAAGTGGGATCAGGTGGGGAGGGTCTCTCCTGACCTCCCTATGTTGtggcctggaaaaatctcaaggtagtaatctgggtaattaggAGAGCTTACCTCATTTGTTTTCCATCTTTAAGGGATCATTATCCTTTGTTGCAAACCATTATTtgatgttttgtctttttttttttaaaataagtggaaGGGTAAATCCAGTTCCTTTTGCTCTGTCTTGGTCAAAAGCAGAAGTCCCTATATGAATTTTTGACCTCTTTATTTTATTCTGAGATGGATGAtagcattatttattataaaagattTATGTATGCAATGGCCTTTTAGTGACTCTTCTCACGAAAATAAAGGAGGGCAGTCCCTGGCCATTCTATGAAATACCTAGAACATATCTGTAATTTGAGTGCAGTCTGTTTTTTGCAACAGCAGTCATGCATGATGGACTTGGTGAATGGGCCAAGCCAGCAATAATATGCCCATCACCAGTCATTGCTTGTTGTCCCATACAGAATTGGGGTTCTTGTAGCaaggaaaaagaagtaaattcATATTAGGTAATCACTCATAGTGCCTGCCACAGATCTTATATCATTGAGTTTCTGAACTAGTCACAAATCGTGTCAGATTTGGTTATTTTTATTCatgaatttcccaagcaagaatactggagtggattgccatttcctactccagcggatcatcctgacccagggattgaagcttcatctcctgtgtctcctacattgcaggtggattctttacccggtgaaccaacagggaagctgTCATTTTTGTTCATAGATCGCCTGTTAGCATCACAAATAAGTGCAGCATTGCTCCCTTTTACATATCTCTTATTTAAAAAGGCTTTACTAAATATCTTCGTCTAGTAGGAATCATAAACTTTAAAACTATGTAACCATCTGTATGGCAGGTTTTAAATAGAGATGTAATCATTAGGAAGGAGAAACCAGATCTTAGGGAATACATTGGCAGAACATAGAGCCTGGTAGCTGTTACACTTTTAAATGTCACATTCCAGTAAAAGAATTTTTGTTAAgcacaacaaaaaaatttttaaagcataacTGAACAGTGCTTTTAAAATGCAGtaacttctgttttctaaattgcTGTTTTTACCCTTGACTTTTTTATTATGCAAATTTCTATTATAGGTACATTTTTCTTAGTGTCTCCTTTTTCCTTTAGGTCATCTTTCTATGGTTTTTACTCCATCAACTCTTCTGTTCCTTGTAGAAGTGATAACACCCAGAGCAAATGTAAAAGACCAATACCGTAATATTTTACTGACTTCCTTAAGCTTTTAGCTtacatttgaattttaattaGTCTGTTCCCTCTCTTATAGGTGTCCTTCAAGTAGTGAAGCAGTATGTCCAGATCCCAGTTTTTGTGATGATTCGGCCACGTGGAGGTGATTTTTTATATTCAGATCGTGAAGTTGAGGTGATGAAGGCTGACATTCGTCTTGCCAAGCTTTATGGTGCTGATGGTTTGGTATTTGGGGCATTGACTGAAGATGGACACATTGACAAAGAACTGTGCATGTCCCTTGTGGGTAAGAATTTGTATCAGAGACCAAAAAGCCCCTAATGATGATTGCATTGAATAGTCCCTATACAGAAAAATGCAATCACAGAGCTGGCTTTTCATTCACACCTGCAGGCACTGATACTCACCTGTTTTAAACACTATTATTTAGATGTTTTAGGTAGACAGTATGTGCTACAGAAACCCCCTGACTCAGCTCCAATAGATTGGATTATGCTACTGTTCCTATAGGGCTTAAGGGGAATTTACCTTGATCTCTTTAATCATAGCAGCAAAAACTTTAAAACCTGTTACAGTTGGTAAGGATGAGGAGACATGGAGAACACAGAGGCAAAGTATTTATATTACTAGGCCAGAGtatttcttaaagattttcaGAAGAGTCAGTGATAGATGTAGTGCTATCCTTACAGTTGCCAGATTGTATAATTTTCATTTGGTGCCTCTAAGGGGTGGGTGacagtttttttaaatatgaaagttaGAGATTAATGGAAACACAGGATTATTAAATTTGGAAGACTATTTACCTCACTGTCTTCACTTaggaaaagaaagtataaaaaaagTCCTGTCTAACATGGAGAGTTCTATAAATAGTAATCAGTGATTATCTCTTCATTCATGTtgttatgttattttctttttatagctctTTGCCGTCCTCTGCCAGTCACTTTCCACCGAGGTGAGTCATTTCCATTTTAGAAGTTCTGTTGAACagtgtcagttttctcatctcaccAAATGCCAACCTTTTCATGAAACACAATTCTATAGTGTTACCAATTGGTTTTTTTTATACCTGTCGTGGAACTAACAGTTGTAAATTTAGAAATGCACAATTTCTAGAAAATATGAAGCCTTAGTTATGAAAAGTTGTTAAAGGTGGAAGGTGCCGGTGGTGGAATATAATAGAGGGAAAGAGTAAACATTGCCTGCAAGTGTGTATACTTCTCACAGAATTCCAAGCAAGAATCTTGAGATTTATTTTTGTTGCATCGCCTCAGGTCATGTGCAGTCTCAAAAAGAATAGGTCACTGTGGCCAATGGAAATAAAATGTACTGCCTGGCTTAAACCAGATAAGACCATTCTGGAGGTCGGAGTGAGGTCAACTTTCCCAAATTCGTGGGCAGAAAGGGGCTGGATTTCCAATGAAGAATTGGATAATAttaggaagaggagagaaaaaaataggtGCTGGATAGTCAGTGAACAGACGTTCACCATAGTGCACAAAACTATTTTACATTATTGATAGCTTGTCTACTTGAGAATGATTTCTAAAAAGTgtctaataattttatataaaaatacttcCTATCTCTAAATCAGGCAGTTACAGTTCCCATACATTTTTGCCTAGCATTGGTAAAATGGAGGAACAAGTGCAAATTTTGCCTTTAAGGCACTGCTATTgcacatgaaaagaaaagaaaaatcttccgtcaattttctttttatttgattaTATGCATGAGAAATTACTGAATGTCTTTCTGTCCTTTTGAGTAATTGTCCAAAGATTAAGATGAGAGTGGACACCACCATTTGTATCCATTTATAGAAATTAGACATGAAACATTTGTCATCCTTGTTAATTTGTGAAATGAATGATAACACCAGAAAACTGTTTTCTTGACTTACTGTTTAGCAGTGTTTCTTATAAACTAGCAATAACTAAAACATGTTAGATTGCTTAAAAGTCAGAACTTTGAAGCTagccaaaaacaaaaagttttaaaatatgaagtcatttaaataagtaaatatttatctgAAAAGTATAGAGTTTAAAATTTGATAtgataaataattcaaaataaacccaccatatagaatatatttttcttaaactaagaaaatcattttagagttctgttcttttcctccttcaataaatttaatgaaaatacttccatatttttaaattgttatattGTCCTGGATTCTACATTTTTCTCACTTGTATGTTTAAtacagtaagtctcctacatatgaaccttcaagttatgaactttcaaagatgggaCCGTGCATTTTGCATGTCTAATCATGTCAGTTCATCCACATGTCTAGCATATATTGTCACCTGTGTGCATCCTCGGTAGGTGACTGTGcctttgtgtactttactgtacagtactgtatagagtacagtgatacagtatctttatttcaagcccaggatgtctggaagtACGTGTAAAGCCAGCAGTGATAGGTATTGTAAACCTGTTACAGTACAGTCCAGTATAGCTGATTATGTTTGTTAGTTGGGTACTGAGACTAACTTTGTTAGATATAGGAACAAAGTGGACTGACTTacactcttggaatggaactcattcgTATGTAGGGGCTTACTATAATATGATAGTATAATCACTGTGAGAAGGTACTGCCACCAAAAAAACGAAAATCCTCTGTGGTAGATTTTGGTGCCTACATAAATTAAAGGGCGAAAGGAAGGGGTTTACCACCTAATCCACCATAGACCAGCACTTGGTATCAGGTAGCAGCACAGAGAGTCAAAGCAGAAGTCGTTTTGTTTGGGGTTCCTAGTGCCAGTTTCCTTAATGAAGAGGAGAGAGGTCTCTTAGAAAGTAGGAGGGAATTGAAATGGATAGAGTCTGTCGTAAACAACTATCTTTATACTATGAATCTTAAAAACATGGGGTAAAACGGATTAGAATAAAATATTAGTCAATAAAGAGAATATGAACCGAGGCTTTTCTAGAACTGATGAGTGTAAAGTTTTCATTCTGCTTGTGCAGTTTCTTTGAACCCTTAGAACAGACTTTCCCAAATGTGAGTCACTTGTCTGTCACATTTACAATTTGACCATATCCAAGGGCTACTtgtgcaaatttatttttaaaatcttaagtaaatttattttaaagagaaactaatgaaaaaaatggaagctTTTCACTTCTAATCTGCATTTAAGTAAATGCATCTGTTCATATGTGTACCATCTAAAATGATCCtacagggacttcactggtggtccagtggctaaaaggccatgctcccaatgcagggtacctgggttctatccctggtcagggaactagatccaatatactgcagctaagacccagcacagccaaataagtaaattaaataaatatgtttaaaacataaaatgatcCTGGTACCACTAGTGGCATGCTGACTGTGGTATATTGGTAAACTGTTTCTCAGGAAAAAAGAGCCTTGATTTATAACATTTGTTGATTTCTGTGATTTGAATACTTCCACCTTGATTGATTTCAAGCTGGCAATGGGTTAATAATCATGCTTGCAAAAGCCAGGACAAGCTAGGTCTAGCATAGCACTGTGGGTATACTGTATTCTGGAAAGCACTGTATTAGAGAGATCTGTTCAAAACTcaagtcagttttatttatttcagccTTTGACATGGTTCATGATCCAGTGGCAGCTCTAGAGACACTCTTAACTTTGGGATTTGAACGAGTATTAACCAGTGGATGTGACAGTTCAGCCCTAGAAGGACTACCCCTAATAAAGCGACTCATAGATCAGGTAcacatgatttctttcctttcttcctaagAGTCTGTTGTGGTTACTTCTGATATTCTATTGTTTGGAGAGGTTGTGAAACTACATATTAACTAACTTTGTGGGTTACTCTGTAGCAAGCAGGCAGTAATataactttcatttctttcacatAGCATTTTTAGTAACTAAGGCTCTTAACATCAAATTATAGACAGTGATTAAACAGCTGATCTACTTTGGATAACTGCCGCGAATTTTACCTTTTTCTGCCATCATCATTGCATAATTTAAGCTTCTTACTGTCGATCTGTGTATACTCAGGGGTTCTTGCATGAAATTTGAGAAAATTATCATTTGGAGGTGAATTCTAAAACTAAAactaggacttccttggtagtccagtggttaagactccacactaataatgcagggagcatgggttccatccctggtcagggaactaagatcctctaTGCCACAGagtacagccaaaaagaaaaattctagagCTATTCTTCTCTCATCTCTCCCCAACTGTCAAGATAGGAACTATGTTTATCTCTTATGTGATTTCCTCTTGTGAGTTTGGATCATTTGTAGAACGGTTAGACGATGGCTTTGTAATTGTATTAATAGTATGTCTGTTTTCTCACACCAGTCCAGAGACATCTAAATGAGTGAACATGGACTTGAGATGAGAATGTTCTGGATTTGAGAGGTTTGATGTTTGCTGTGTAATGTTGAGTAGGTTACTAGCATTTAAGCCGCTGTTCCCTCATGTGTGAAATTGAGAtaatcttaatatcttctttatAGGGTTGCTCTGAGGGTTTATAGAGATAAGGTAGAATTGGTAGAGTTAAAACATAATATGAAAGATAAGAAATGCTCTTGGTAAGAGCCttggtttccatggtggctcagttggtaaagagtctgtctgcagtgtaagagacccagattcgatccctagggatgattccttggagaaagaaatggcaaccgactccagtattcttgcctggataattccatggacagagaagcctggtgggctacagtccatgtggtcacaaagagtcagacacggctcagtgactaacattttcacttttactttcaagaaaTAATGTGAAAGATAAGAAATGCTCTTGGTAAGAGCCTTAGCAGAGTGCTTGATATATGATACatgctaggagaaggcaatggcaccccactccagtactcttgcctggcaaatcccatgggcagaggagcctggtaggctgcagtccatggggtcgctaagagtcagacacgactgagcgacttctctttcttttttcactttcatgcattggagaaggaaatggcaacccactccagtgttcttgcctggagaatcccagggacggctgagcctggtgggctgctgtctctggggtcgtaccgagtcggacatgactgaagcgatttagcagcagcagcagcagtgttgttCAGCTGcgaagtcacgtccaactctttgtgaccccagggacagcagtacaccaggctcccctgtccttcactatctcctggagtttgctcaaattcatgttcattgaatcggtaATTCTAACTATCTCGTCttctgcccccttcttcttttatcttttcccagtatcagggtcttttccaatgagttggctcttcgcatcaggtggccaaaatattggaacttcccagctttcagtgaatattcagggttgatttcctttagtactgactttcttgtagtccaagggactattattattactgctattattaataataatatttagtgtttttgtgtagacatttgctaatgtttacttttttatagtcatgaaaattattttcagaaatttcacATGAGAATCAGATTAACTTTTCTAGGCAGCTTACtggctttataaatatttattaagtatataTTAAGGTgcaaggggtcttcccaggtggcactagtggtaaagaatctgcctgccaatgctggagacattagagatgagggtttggtccctgggttggaaaaatcccctggaagagggcatggcaacccgctccagtattcttgcctagagaatcctttggacagaggggcctggcagactacagtccatagggtcgcaaagagttggacatgactgaagcaacttagcacacacacaaggtgCAAGGCATTTGCAggcaacttattggaaaagaccctgatgctgggaaagattgaaggcaaaaggagaagggggccataGAGGATAAGATAGATAGcttcaccaagtcaatggacatgaatctgagcaaactctgggagttagtggtagacagaggagcctggcctgctgcagtccaagggatcgaaaacactcagacacaacttatggACTGAACAACAGGGCATTTGTACTATGCTGGTgaccagggtgtgtgtgtatgtgtagtcaCTAGCCTTGCAAACTAGTGCACAACAGGCACTTCCAATAGAgtgctatattttttaaaaagtactgtaGGAGCATACTGAAGAGGAATTAACCCCAGGTTTGAGGGGT belongs to Capricornis sumatraensis isolate serow.1 chromosome 23, serow.2, whole genome shotgun sequence and includes:
- the CUTC gene encoding copper homeostasis protein cutC homolog isoform X2, with amino-acid sequence MKRQGASSERKRARIPSGKAGAGRIELCSGLLEGGTTPSMGVLQVVKQYVQIPVFVMIRPRGGDFLYSDREVEVMKADIRLAKLYGADGLVFGALTEDGHIDKELCMSLVALCRPLPVTFHRAFDMVHDPVAALETLLTLGFERVLTSGCDSSALEGLPLIKRLIDQAKGRIVVMPGGGITDRNLQRILEGSGATEFHCSARSARDSGMKFRNSSVAMGASLSNSEYSLKVTDVTQVRTLNAIAKNILV